GATATTTATCAACAAATCTGTGAATGATGTGCCCACCCAAGGAGTACCCGCTAACAACATTGCTGAATTCGAATTTGTAGTCAGTCAATTTTGGAACAAACAGGTCTAAATTCAAGTAGAAAGGTAAGTAGTCCATGATTaatttcaacttgagaACAGAATCATCAATTATAGATACCATGTCCAAAGCATGATTTTTGTTTCCTTCAGCCCAGTCGTTGTTGGCCAGTTTGTTCAAGAGCCTGCTCCCATGATTAGAGACATCAAAGGTAACGAAAACCAAAGGGATGTCAACATCTCCCTTAAGTTTGTAGTATTTATCGGTCATGTAATAGCCCATGGATTCGGTATCAGTATAATTTCTATATCTTCCGTGGATCAAGTAGAGCACTTTGATGGGAATCTTGGTCAAATGAGAAGTTTCTTTCTTAAAATCGAATTGGCTCAAATAGTCTTTCAAAGGAGCTGTGTTGTAGATGTGCACGGGAATTCCGCTGATGAAGGTTTCATTATGGTCAAATCGAGC
The window above is part of the Yamadazyma tenuis chromosome 4, complete sequence genome. Proteins encoded here:
- a CDS encoding uncharacterized protein (COG:S; EggNog:ENOG503NYIJ); translated protein: MKKAPFDPARFDHNETFISGIPVHIYNTAPLKDYLSQFDFKKETSHLTKIPIKVLYLIHGRYRNYTDTESMGYYMTDKYYKLKGDVDIPLVFVTFDVSNHGSRLLNKSANNDWAEGNKNHALDMVSIIDDSVLKLKLIMDYLPFYLNLDSFVPKLTDYKFEFSNVVSGYSLGGHIIHRFVDKYPDSVDVIIPFIGSSDISSLMIDRLLKVSPTGSKRYLQDYDELKFTDEQKLLYPKSFHEYVSSIDQSVSENFPFGRIKMFAAYGSADPIVPPAYSKLFCSLHKIGDPDTEVFYQEGVGHDVTLEMLDKSVEWLVKFY